One genomic segment of Clostridium estertheticum subsp. estertheticum includes these proteins:
- a CDS encoding DUF1002 domain-containing protein codes for MNKKLVLGIILTAASLFATPINNVYADSYKSVTIGADLTNQQKQNMLKYFNVDSNSASVVEVTSTEEKKYLGDTVSKGQLGNKSISCSYIEPTTTGGLVVNTHNVTWVNASMIKNALITAGIENANVKVSAPFTVSGTAAMTGILKGFENSKDGKKLDEKTKKTANEEVAVTGKLGEKIGQDKASGLINEVKSEVIKDKPKDEEGIKKIVNNVTDNYSYKLSKDDVNNIVGLMTNVNKLNLDYNKVKGQLEGVASTMKNTLQSDKTKSWFAGVCASIGDFFKGIANSLKS; via the coding sequence ATGAATAAAAAATTAGTCTTAGGTATAATTTTAACAGCAGCAAGTTTGTTTGCAACACCTATAAATAATGTATACGCTGATTCATATAAAAGTGTTACTATAGGAGCTGATTTGACGAATCAGCAGAAACAAAACATGCTAAAGTATTTTAATGTAGATAGTAATAGTGCAAGTGTTGTTGAAGTTACGTCTACTGAGGAAAAGAAATATCTAGGAGATACTGTATCTAAAGGTCAATTAGGCAATAAGTCGATATCATGTTCATATATTGAGCCAACAACTACTGGTGGTTTAGTAGTGAATACACATAATGTAACTTGGGTAAATGCTAGTATGATAAAGAATGCTCTAATTACAGCAGGAATTGAGAATGCTAATGTTAAAGTTTCTGCACCATTCACTGTATCAGGTACGGCAGCTATGACTGGCATACTAAAGGGATTTGAAAATAGTAAAGACGGTAAGAAATTAGATGAAAAAACAAAAAAAACAGCTAATGAAGAGGTTGCAGTTACAGGCAAATTAGGTGAAAAAATTGGACAAGATAAAGCTTCAGGATTAATAAATGAAGTAAAGAGTGAAGTTATAAAAGATAAACCTAAGGATGAGGAAGGCATAAAGAAAATAGTAAATAATGTAACGGATAATTACAGTTACAAGCTGTCTAAGGATGATGTAAATAATATTGTTGGGTTAATGACAAATGTAAATAAATTAAACTTGGATTACAATAAAGTAAAAGGACAACTTGAGGGTGTAGCTAGTACGATGAAAAATACATTACAGAGTGATAAAACTAAAAGTTGGTTCGCAGGTGTGTGTGCTTCTATTGGAGATTTCTTTAAAGGGATAGCAAATAGTTTAAAATCATAA
- a CDS encoding DsbA family oxidoreductase: MKIEVWSDFVCPFCYIGKRRLEIALEKFEYKDEVELVFKSFELDPSSKKKFDGNIHEIIAKKYGIPVEQAKASNNQIAAEAKAIGLNYKFDDLIPTNTFDAHRVAHYAKTQGKMNELSERILKAYFVDSLNISDNKVLASLAYEVGLNSEKVLSILESAQYSNEVRKDEETASKLGISGVPYFVINNKYTVSGAQQPEIFLEALEKAREDEYKL; encoded by the coding sequence ATGAAAATAGAAGTGTGGTCCGATTTTGTGTGTCCATTTTGTTATATAGGTAAAAGGAGATTAGAAATTGCTTTAGAAAAATTTGAATATAAGGATGAAGTTGAATTAGTTTTTAAAAGCTTCGAGCTTGATCCATCATCTAAAAAGAAATTTGATGGAAATATTCATGAGATTATAGCAAAAAAATATGGCATACCAGTAGAACAAGCTAAAGCATCAAATAACCAAATAGCTGCGGAGGCTAAGGCTATAGGTCTTAACTATAAATTTGATGACTTAATTCCAACGAATACTTTTGATGCTCACAGGGTAGCACATTATGCAAAAACACAAGGCAAGATGAATGAATTATCAGAAAGAATTTTAAAGGCATATTTTGTAGATTCGTTAAATATATCTGATAATAAAGTATTAGCTAGTCTTGCTTACGAAGTCGGTCTTAATAGCGAGAAAGTATTAAGTATTTTGGAATCGGCTCAGTATAGCAACGAAGTAAGAAAAGATGAAGAAACAGCTTCAAAGCTTGGAATCAGTGGTGTTCCTTACTTTGTAATTAATAATAAATATACTGTATCGGGTGCACAACAACCTGAAATATTTTTAGAGGCACTCGAGAAAGCAAGAGAAGATGAATATAAGTTATAG
- a CDS encoding ATP-binding cassette domain-containing protein: MSGYVIRASNITKTYGKYKVLDDLSINIKKGDIYGVIGKNGAGKTTMIRVITGLVIPNNGQVELFGHSEEKEIIKERSRIGTLIESPALYLNMTAGENLELVKIQRGIPGNKCISETLNLVGLKGVEKKKTKNFSLGMKQRLGIAMALLSEPEFLVLDEPMNGLDPIGIKEIRELLLKLNKERGTTILISSHMLSELTHISNRYGFIDNGKLIEEMTANELSNKCRTYLHLKVNDSSDVSVILENEIGIKDFEVFPDNIIRIYDEFDGEKITIALSKHNIGVKEIMQMGESLEDYFTKLVGGEGNE; this comes from the coding sequence ATGAGTGGATATGTAATTAGAGCTAGCAACATTACAAAAACATATGGTAAGTACAAAGTTTTAGATGATTTGTCCATAAATATAAAAAAAGGTGATATATATGGTGTTATAGGAAAAAATGGTGCTGGAAAAACAACTATGATTAGAGTGATTACAGGTCTTGTTATACCTAATAATGGACAAGTTGAACTGTTTGGTCATAGTGAGGAGAAAGAGATTATTAAGGAAAGAAGTAGAATTGGTACATTAATAGAATCGCCAGCTCTTTATCTTAACATGACTGCGGGGGAAAATCTTGAACTTGTCAAAATTCAAAGAGGAATTCCAGGAAACAAATGTATTAGTGAGACTTTAAATTTAGTAGGACTTAAGGGGGTAGAGAAGAAGAAAACCAAAAATTTTTCACTAGGAATGAAGCAAAGACTAGGAATTGCTATGGCGTTATTAAGTGAGCCAGAATTTTTGGTTTTAGATGAGCCTATGAATGGATTAGATCCAATTGGGATAAAAGAAATAAGAGAGCTTTTACTAAAATTAAATAAAGAAAGAGGAACAACTATTTTAATATCAAGTCATATGTTATCTGAACTAACTCACATTTCCAATAGATATGGTTTTATAGATAATGGAAAATTAATTGAAGAAATGACAGCTAATGAACTTTCAAATAAATGTAGAACTTATCTTCATTTGAAAGTAAATGATTCTTCTGATGTCTCAGTTATTTTAGAAAATGAGATTGGAATAAAAGACTTTGAAGTTTTTCCAGATAATATCATAAGAATATATGATGAATTTGATGGGGAAAAGATTACTATTGCTCTATCTAAACATAACATAGGAGTTAAAGAAATAATGCAAATGGGTGAATCTCTGGAGGATTATTTTACTAAGTTAGTTGGAGGCGAAGGTAATGAGTAA
- a CDS encoding sensor histidine kinase, producing MYIVILIIIFLILISTVALIKLHLYKREIEAITKQIKNFRVRETNKKVNIEIDDKHIEDLAFEINEYMELYRRSEQEKVMFENTLKQGIANMSHDLRTPLTSIIGYLKLLKQNSIDKEEALEIIENKTNHLNALINDFFELASIESEDYELEMTKVNLTNIVRDEILSLYEAFESKGIEPKISILDKPIFIMGNKDNLERIIDNLLSNTLKYAVKDIEIKLEEYNAKVIFSISNICVGVDEKDVLHMFDRFYMADKVRMGKGVGLGLSIVKSLMEKMNGVVSAKLEENTMSIICEWKCIKNI from the coding sequence ATGTATATAGTTATTTTAATAATTATTTTTCTAATATTAATTTCAACAGTAGCACTTATTAAGTTACATTTATATAAAAGAGAAATAGAAGCTATAACTAAGCAAATCAAAAATTTTAGAGTGCGAGAAACCAATAAAAAAGTTAATATTGAAATAGATGATAAACATATAGAAGACTTAGCTTTTGAAATTAATGAATATATGGAACTTTATAGAAGAAGTGAACAAGAAAAAGTAATGTTCGAAAACACATTAAAACAAGGGATAGCTAATATGTCTCATGATTTAAGGACCCCATTAACATCAATAATAGGATATTTAAAACTTCTTAAACAGAATTCTATAGATAAAGAAGAGGCATTAGAGATAATCGAAAATAAAACTAATCATTTAAATGCGCTTATAAATGATTTTTTTGAGTTAGCTTCAATAGAAAGTGAAGATTATGAATTAGAGATGACAAAAGTAAATTTAACTAATATAGTACGTGATGAAATTTTATCGCTTTATGAAGCTTTTGAGAGCAAAGGGATAGAACCTAAAATAAGCATTTTGGATAAACCAATTTTCATAATGGGCAATAAGGATAACCTAGAGAGAATAATAGATAACTTGCTTTCTAATACATTAAAATATGCGGTGAAAGATATTGAAATCAAATTAGAAGAATATAATGCTAAAGTTATCTTTTCTATTTCAAATATATGTGTAGGCGTCGATGAAAAAGATGTATTACATATGTTTGATAGATTCTATATGGCAGATAAGGTGAGAATGGGAAAAGGTGTAGGACTGGGACTGTCTATTGTAAAAAGCTTAATGGAAAAGATGAATGGAGTTGTAAGCGCAAAGCTTGAAGAAAATACAATGTCTATAATATGTGAATGGAAGTGCATAAAAAATATATAA
- a CDS encoding MarR family winged helix-turn-helix transcriptional regulator yields the protein MVFSEISNIWKISKSSLSDIINKYENQGLIKKCICAEDKRSVYISLKPEALYIKQKIENIEVEILDLMLKGFDRNERQIFEENFDKVLKNIKQMQN from the coding sequence TTGGTTTTTAGTGAAATATCAAACATATGGAAGATATCCAAATCTTCTTTGTCAGATATTATAAATAAGTACGAAAATCAAGGACTAATAAAAAAATGTATTTGTGCTGAAGATAAGAGAAGTGTATATATAAGTTTAAAACCAGAAGCGCTATATATAAAGCAGAAAATTGAGAATATAGAAGTTGAAATCTTAGATTTAATGTTAAAGGGTTTTGATAGGAATGAAAGACAGATTTTTGAAGAAAACTTTGATAAAGTTTTAAAAAATATAAAACAAATGCAGAATTAG
- a CDS encoding APC family permease, with protein sequence METKLEKKYGLITAIAMVVGIVIGSGVFFKAEKVLTATGGNLTLGILAWVIGGVIMISCAYTFAVMATKYEKVNGIVDYAEATMGEKYGYYVGWFMALIYYPTLTSVLAWVSARYTCVLLGFSITGGECMTIACLYLIGSFALNALSPVLSGKFLVSTTVIKLIPLILMAIIGTIVGIHSGMTMINFTTVVKKVNTANALFTAVVATAFAYEGWIIATSINAELKDAKKNLPLALVGGTFIIMVVYILYYMGLAGAVTNQVMMNGGEAGAKLAFQKIFSSAGGTIVFVFVIISCLGTLNGLMLGCTRGIYSLAARGFGPKPNIFKQIDSETNMPTNSSILGLLLCAIWLLYFYGSNLTKWFGFFNFDSSELPIVTIYALYIPIFIMMIKKEKDLNLFKRFVMPIISLTGCVFMIVAACFSHKLEVVAYLIIFAIIMAIGALFSKKQSLTSKNQIN encoded by the coding sequence ATGGAAACAAAGTTAGAAAAAAAGTACGGTCTTATTACTGCTATAGCCATGGTTGTCGGTATCGTTATAGGTAGTGGTGTTTTTTTCAAGGCAGAAAAAGTATTAACTGCAACCGGTGGTAATCTTACACTAGGTATTTTGGCTTGGGTTATTGGCGGCGTTATTATGATTTCTTGTGCCTATACGTTTGCTGTAATGGCAACTAAGTACGAGAAAGTAAACGGCATAGTAGATTATGCAGAAGCTACTATGGGTGAGAAATATGGGTATTATGTTGGCTGGTTTATGGCACTAATTTACTATCCAACATTGACATCAGTTTTAGCATGGGTTTCAGCTAGATATACCTGTGTGTTATTGGGATTTTCAATTACAGGTGGGGAGTGTATGACTATTGCCTGTCTATATTTGATAGGTAGCTTTGCTTTAAATGCATTATCACCAGTTTTATCTGGTAAATTTCTAGTTAGTACAACTGTTATAAAACTAATCCCACTGATTTTAATGGCTATAATTGGGACAATCGTGGGGATTCATAGTGGTATGACTATGATTAATTTTACAACAGTAGTGAAAAAAGTAAATACTGCGAATGCATTATTTACAGCCGTCGTTGCAACAGCCTTTGCATATGAAGGTTGGATTATTGCTACAAGTATCAATGCTGAACTAAAAGATGCAAAGAAAAATCTTCCACTTGCTCTTGTTGGAGGTACTTTTATAATTATGGTTGTTTATATTCTTTACTATATGGGCCTAGCTGGAGCTGTGACAAACCAAGTTATGATGAACGGCGGAGAAGCTGGAGCTAAATTGGCATTTCAAAAAATATTCTCCTCTGCAGGTGGTACTATAGTATTTGTATTCGTTATTATTTCTTGTCTCGGGACTTTAAATGGATTAATGCTCGGATGTACTCGCGGTATTTATTCATTAGCAGCAAGGGGCTTTGGACCAAAACCAAATATATTTAAACAAATAGATAGTGAGACTAATATGCCAACAAATTCATCTATACTAGGCCTACTACTTTGTGCTATATGGTTATTATACTTCTATGGCTCTAACTTAACAAAATGGTTTGGATTCTTTAATTTTGATTCATCCGAATTACCTATAGTTACTATTTATGCATTATATATTCCTATTTTTATTATGATGATAAAAAAAGAGAAGGATTTGAATTTATTTAAAAGATTCGTAATGCCTATTATTTCATTAACAGGATGTGTATTCATGATAGTTGCTGCTTGTTTTTCTCATAAATTAGAAGTTGTTGCATATCTAATTATATTTGCAATTATAATGGCTATCGGTGCTTTGTTTTCAAAAAAACAAAGCCTAACTTCCAAAAATCAAATAAACTAA
- a CDS encoding DUF1304 domain-containing protein, whose protein sequence is MVVSKILIGLIAFEHLFIMWIEMFAWTTLGKKVFKVLPEDLFPKTKVMAANQGLYNGFLSAGLIWSLFIKDYMWSNNVAIFFLSCVIIAGIYGAITVTKSVFFKQALPAIIVMAVLFLKVL, encoded by the coding sequence ATGGTTGTATCAAAAATTTTAATAGGATTAATAGCTTTTGAACATTTATTTATAATGTGGATTGAGATGTTCGCATGGACGACATTGGGTAAAAAAGTATTTAAAGTCCTACCAGAGGACTTATTTCCTAAAACTAAAGTCATGGCAGCAAATCAAGGGTTGTACAATGGGTTTTTATCTGCAGGCTTAATATGGTCTTTATTTATTAAGGACTATATGTGGTCAAATAATGTGGCTATATTCTTTTTGTCTTGTGTAATAATAGCGGGTATATATGGAGCAATTACTGTAACAAAGAGCGTATTTTTCAAACAAGCACTTCCAGCAATAATAGTTATGGCAGTACTTTTTCTAAAAGTATTATAA
- a CDS encoding response regulator transcription factor, which produces MDKRAKILVVEDENDINKLLCTMLENKRYRTRAAFSGTEALMCVENEWWDMILLDLMIPGISGEAVIVKIREITKAPIIVISAKTFKKTKVELLEKGADDFICKPFDLDEVVARVNSNLRRYLEFCTNEKNKNRDNILSYKDISLNIESKEVKVGQNIVTLTAKEFALLKLLLTNPNKVYSKSNIFESIWGEEFSGDDNTVNVHVSRLRKKLSIANNSQDYIETIWAMGYKLKK; this is translated from the coding sequence ATGGATAAAAGAGCTAAAATTTTAGTAGTTGAAGATGAAAATGATATTAATAAATTACTTTGTACTATGCTTGAAAATAAGAGATATAGAACTAGAGCAGCTTTTTCGGGAACAGAAGCTTTAATGTGTGTAGAAAATGAATGGTGGGATATGATTTTATTAGATTTGATGATTCCAGGGATTAGTGGAGAAGCGGTTATAGTAAAAATTAGAGAAATAACAAAAGCTCCGATAATTGTAATAAGTGCAAAAACATTTAAAAAGACTAAGGTAGAATTATTAGAAAAAGGAGCCGATGATTTTATTTGTAAGCCTTTTGATCTAGATGAAGTGGTTGCAAGAGTTAATTCTAATTTGAGAAGGTATTTAGAATTTTGTACTAATGAAAAAAATAAAAATAGGGATAATATTTTGTCTTATAAAGATATCAGTTTAAATATAGAAAGTAAAGAAGTAAAAGTGGGACAAAATATAGTTACGTTAACTGCAAAAGAATTTGCATTGCTAAAATTATTATTAACTAATCCAAACAAGGTATACAGTAAATCTAATATTTTTGAAAGTATATGGGGCGAAGAATTCTCTGGTGATGATAATACTGTTAATGTACATGTGAGTAGATTAAGAAAAAAGCTGTCCATTGCAAATAATAGTCAAGACTATATAGAAACAATTTGGGCAATGGGGTATAAACTAAAAAAGTAG
- a CDS encoding ABC transporter permease: MSNLVRGEFYKLRKSNYFIGIIFLAIVASFFLIIIWDNDIHKLQNVKSNLIVNGASSIQYGFEYIIYTSFIFALLGGEFIAKDFKNSNISKSFSYGYTRSKVILSKLIVFIIACLFLEIIYTTILVIYVSINHEFCEVLNLNVILYLIRVIIIGIMYSAATICIIAMIAITTKSALCTFASPVIFLLIQLFLSNISAYILPYVAGRGAILRFAPKEEIIFGIISSLLTFIITIGVSMLYVRHEDIN; this comes from the coding sequence ATGAGTAATTTAGTTAGAGGAGAATTTTACAAATTAAGAAAAAGTAATTATTTTATTGGAATAATATTTTTAGCAATAGTGGCTTCATTTTTTTTAATTATTATATGGGATAATGATATACATAAACTACAAAATGTAAAGTCTAATCTTATTGTGAATGGTGCATCTTCAATACAATATGGATTCGAATATATTATATATACTAGTTTTATATTTGCATTATTAGGCGGAGAATTTATTGCTAAGGATTTTAAAAATAGTAATATAAGTAAAAGTTTCAGTTATGGATATACGAGAAGTAAGGTTATATTAAGTAAATTAATAGTATTTATAATTGCTTGTTTATTTTTAGAAATAATTTATACAACAATTTTAGTTATATATGTTTCAATAAATCATGAATTTTGTGAAGTATTAAATTTAAATGTTATTTTATATTTAATCAGAGTAATTATTATTGGAATAATGTATAGTGCAGCCACAATATGTATAATAGCTATGATTGCTATAACAACAAAGAGTGCTCTTTGTACATTTGCTTCACCGGTTATATTTTTGTTGATTCAATTATTTCTTTCAAACATAAGTGCATATATACTTCCTTATGTTGCTGGGCGAGGGGCAATATTAAGATTTGCACCTAAAGAAGAAATTATATTTGGGATAATTTCATCACTTTTAACTTTTATTATAACAATTGGAGTGAGTATGTTGTATGTAAGGCATGAAGATATTAATTAA